In Uranotaenia lowii strain MFRU-FL chromosome 2, ASM2978415v1, whole genome shotgun sequence, one genomic interval encodes:
- the LOC129748645 gene encoding dehydrogenase/reductase SDR family member 7-like, whose product MTLWFFSVVGILVFIYYLVQFLVFSYLDCDLELYLLSKFGRSIDSLRGKVVWITGASSGIGRDLALLLAKHGVRLCLSSRKEPDLLKVKQECLEASNGALSSEDVLVMPMDMLDIDKHERYFDRVIEHFHTLDIVVNNAGRSQRADWNTIQLKVDRELFELDVFAVINLSRIALNYFVQNSIRGHIAVTSSVTGLVAFPNSATYTAAKHALHGYFETLQNEAFNVDVTIFCPGPTATNFLQECFTSKAGEKYNKPVNADDKRLTSKRCAELYAVSLANKLPMSWAGTRPMNFIFYLGCYYPNVKRILIKTLGIANIDRLRNGRPIQWN is encoded by the exons atgacACTGTGGTTTTTCTCGGTCGTTGGAATACTGGTGTTTATTTACTATCTAGTgcagtttttagtttttagctATCTCGATTGCGATCTCGAGCTGTATCTGTTGTCGAAATTTGGAAGATCAATTG ATTCGTTACGTGGGAAGGTTGTATGGATCACGGGAGCCTCCAGCGGTATCGGTCGTGACCTCGCTCTACTTCTAGCGAAGCACGGAGTTCGTCTGTGTCTTTCCTCTCGTAAAGAGCCCGATCTACTGAAAGTGAAACAAGAATGCCTGGAAGCATCAAATGGAGCGCTCAGTTCCGAAGATGTTCTTGTCATGCCGATGGACATGCTGGACATTGACAAACATGAACGCTACTTCGATAGGGTGATCGAGCATTTTCATACTCTGGACATTGTGGTCAATAACGCGGGTCGTTCCCAGCGAGCCGATTGGAATACAATTCAGCTTAAGGTCGACCGGGAGCTGTTTGAGCTTGATGTGTTTGCCGTCATAAATTTGTCTCGAATCGCGCTCAACTATTTTGTCCAGAATTCCATTCGTGGGCACATTGCTGTCACGAGCAGTGTCACTGGATTGGTAGCTTTTCCAAACTCGGCTACATATACTGCAGCTAAGCACGCACTTCAC gGTTACTTTGAGACACTCCAAAACGAGGCCTTCAACGTGGATGTGACCATCTTCTGTCCGGGGCCAACGGCCACAAACTTCCTGCAGGAATGTTTCACCAGTAAAGCGGGAGAG AAATACAACAAACCAGTTAATGCCGATGACAAACGACTGACGAGTAAGCGCTGTGCAGAGCTCTATGCTGTATCGTTGGCCAACAAGCTTCCCATGAGTTGGGCTGGGACGCGGCCTATGAATTTTATCTTCTACCTCGGGTGCTACTATCCGAATGTGAAACGAAT TCTTATCAAAACTCTTGGAATTGCCAACATCGACCGGCTGAGAAATGGACGTCCTATCCAATGGAACTGA
- the LOC129748646 gene encoding dehydrogenase/reductase SDR family member 7-like isoform X2, with amino-acid sequence MAFFFNFVAICTLLYFLVQIILWLVLDSDIELFILSKLGKPISSLKGKVVWITGASSGIGRELAIALAKHGVKLCISARNISELLKVKQDCIAQSNGVLGPNDVYVLQMDMLDVNHHNDYFNMVIDHFKTLDVLVNNAGRSQRAEWNNINIKVDRELFELDVFAVVHLSRIALNFFVRNSIKGHLAVTSSAAGLIGAPGSGTYTGAKHALHGYFEALRNEPFELNVTMFCPGPIATNFLQECFTDTPGVKYNQTVRPEDRRMTSERCGYLYAVALANKTQLSWVGTFPLNLVLYIGCYYPNVKKLLKVMSSVRCPLSCMY; translated from the exons ATGGCTTTCTTCTTCAACTTCGTCGCGATCTGTACCCTGCTGTACTTTCTGGTGCAGATCATCCTCTGGCTGGTGCTGGATTCGGACATTGAACTTTTCATTCTGTCCAAATTGGGAAAACCGATAT CTTCTCTCAAAGGGAAAGTCGTGTGGATCACGGGTGCATCCAGTGGCATCGGGCGAGAGCTGGCAATTGCTTTGGCAAAACACGGGGTAAAACTGTGCATATCAGCCCGTAACATATCGGAACTTCTGAAAGTGAAACAAGATTGCATAG CTCAATCGAATGGAGTTCTCGGGCCGAACGATGTGTACGTACTCCAGATGGACATGCTGGATGTCAATCATCACAATGACTACTTCAATATGGTCATTGACCACTTCAAAACGCTGGACGTTCTGGTCAACAATGCTGGTCGTTCGCAGCGTGCCGAATGGAACAACATCAACATCAAGGTTGATCGGGAACTTTTCGAACTGGATGTTTTCGCCGTGGTTCATCTGTCCCGGATAGCGCTGAACTTTTTCGTACGCAACTCCATCAAGGGTCATCTAGCGGTAACGAGCAGCGCGGCCGGTTTGATTGGAGCCCCAGGATCCGGTACATATACGGGCGCCAAGCATGCTCTTCAT GGTTATTTTGAAGCACTCAGAAACGAACCATTCGAGCTGAATGTCACTATGTTTTGTCCAGGACCAATAGCTACGAACTTCCTGCAGGAATGCTTCACCGATACACCTGGAGTA AAATACAACCAAACGGTCCGGCCCGAGGATCGTCGAATGACGAGCGAAAGATGTGGATACCTGTATGCGGTAGCATTGGCCAACAAAACGCAGCTCAGCTGGGTCGGAACATTTCCGCTGAATCTGGTTCTTTATATCGGCTGCTACTACCCGAATGTGAAGAAACT tttgaaagTGATGTCATCGGTGCGGTGTCCTCTGTCTTGTATGtactga
- the LOC129748646 gene encoding dehydrogenase/reductase SDR family member 7-like isoform X1 has product MAFFFNFVAICTLLYFLVQIILWLVLDSDIELFILSKLGKPISSLKGKVVWITGASSGIGRELAIALAKHGVKLCISARNISELLKVKQDCIAQSNGVLGPNDVYVLQMDMLDVNHHNDYFNMVIDHFKTLDVLVNNAGRSQRAEWNNINIKVDRELFELDVFAVVHLSRIALNFFVRNSIKGHLAVTSSAAGLIGAPGSGTYTGAKHALHGYFEALRNEPFELNVTMFCPGPIATNFLQECFTDTPGVKYNQTVRPEDRRMTSERCGYLYAVALANKTQLSWVGTFPLNLVLYIGCYYPNVKKLLMKIVGMRRLRQLRDSR; this is encoded by the exons ATGGCTTTCTTCTTCAACTTCGTCGCGATCTGTACCCTGCTGTACTTTCTGGTGCAGATCATCCTCTGGCTGGTGCTGGATTCGGACATTGAACTTTTCATTCTGTCCAAATTGGGAAAACCGATAT CTTCTCTCAAAGGGAAAGTCGTGTGGATCACGGGTGCATCCAGTGGCATCGGGCGAGAGCTGGCAATTGCTTTGGCAAAACACGGGGTAAAACTGTGCATATCAGCCCGTAACATATCGGAACTTCTGAAAGTGAAACAAGATTGCATAG CTCAATCGAATGGAGTTCTCGGGCCGAACGATGTGTACGTACTCCAGATGGACATGCTGGATGTCAATCATCACAATGACTACTTCAATATGGTCATTGACCACTTCAAAACGCTGGACGTTCTGGTCAACAATGCTGGTCGTTCGCAGCGTGCCGAATGGAACAACATCAACATCAAGGTTGATCGGGAACTTTTCGAACTGGATGTTTTCGCCGTGGTTCATCTGTCCCGGATAGCGCTGAACTTTTTCGTACGCAACTCCATCAAGGGTCATCTAGCGGTAACGAGCAGCGCGGCCGGTTTGATTGGAGCCCCAGGATCCGGTACATATACGGGCGCCAAGCATGCTCTTCAT GGTTATTTTGAAGCACTCAGAAACGAACCATTCGAGCTGAATGTCACTATGTTTTGTCCAGGACCAATAGCTACGAACTTCCTGCAGGAATGCTTCACCGATACACCTGGAGTA AAATACAACCAAACGGTCCGGCCCGAGGATCGTCGAATGACGAGCGAAAGATGTGGATACCTGTATGCGGTAGCATTGGCCAACAAAACGCAGCTCAGCTGGGTCGGAACATTTCCGCTGAATCTGGTTCTTTATATCGGCTGCTACTACCCGAATGTGAAGAAACT